ctcctcgatGGGGTGCAGTCTGCTTCTGCCAGGTTCCCTATCGACGTAGGGCCACTCAAGGAAGTTTCGGCGACTACTTGAGGGTTTTTGTTGGTGGGTACCGCTAGGGAGAGTGGGAGTGGGGAGGCCGCTTTTGAGTTGAGTGGTGACCCGCGTTGATGTCCTAATCCAACCGGGTGAGTTTTTtcgttgttttttcttttctttttcttttcctgcctatagccttccagggttgtagtcttgtatttttctgctatatcaatgaaacaTGTAGGTGGGTcattcgttaaaaaaaatagcattcCAGATAAACAGATAGGGGTCCATGAAGATTTGAGGTCCCGGTCCCCTACTCTTCGTACTGGTTGCACAACTTTTTCAAAGCAGCTTTGGCTTAGATGACATTCGATGTGCAGCTAGTCAAGGAAGAAATAATTGGCGCACGCATTTGCCAGGCGGGCAACAAATAAATATTGAGGCTGGTTGCATCTCAATAGATATTGTTACTTTGCCCTCTAATGCCCGCAGCTGCACTTCTGGTCATTCGTTCTGCCGTGTTTTTGGTCGTTTTCTATGTCTTGATTGATGTCTTTTACAGCCTAATCATCCTTATGTTAGTTGTACACATGTGTGCgtccacttttttttttactttgcttTCAATAGGTTCAGTTCCTTTCATGCAACCTAAAGAATGATATATTTTGACTGGGAGTCAAACATGGAGTGCCAAGAAACAGTTGTGCACCAGCGTCACCTGTGTCTACACATCTCATTGCACTGCTGCAGCACGCCCCTCTTGTTTTCAACTACTTAGCAGCTAGTGGCCGCATCTTCATACACAAAGGAtctgtttgtatccgcttatttcccgcttatcgGTAGAAATAAGCCATAAGCCCATCCAAACATCTAGCTTATTTCCCGGTTACCACCCAAACCACTTAGCCCACAATCCATGATAGAACTAGCGGACCGATTTTCGTGTACGCGGCCTCGGGGGTGCTTCTCCCGCAAGCGAACGATTTTTCCCCGGATACCCCCACCCCACCGACACCTGTCGTCCACCCCCGCGCCATCGATCCTGcgcccgccgccagctccggccgccgccctccaccggCTCCCTGCACCGAATCCCGCCCTCCACCGACTCCTTGGCCAgatcccacccgccgccgccgctagctcCGTCCTCCCTCCCCGCGTCCTCCCTGGCTGCCTCGCGTCCTCCCTGCCCTCCTAGTGTCAGTCCACCAGCTCCTTCCACCGGTGGTCGTGGCCAGGCTCACTGGGCACACAACGGCGAGCGTGCGTGCGAGCTGTGAGCTCTCCCAGGGTACCGTCTTCTGCCGCACTTGTCAGGATCGCTAGCAAGTAGATCATGCACCGTGGATATGCCAATTCCATCTTCATTTGATACCATATCCATTTGCATAGATTGCTCCTTTTTATTCTAGATATGTAATTGTTGTGTTTGGTGAATTCGTGACCGTGCGATGATTCTAGACATTTGAGTTGGGAGGATGGCTTCCTTGGAGTGTTCTTTCATGTGCTGCGGGCAGTGTTTTAAGAATTCGGTATAGTTTTTTGAACCTGGAATGGGTTATTGTGTCTTTGTAGAATCTATCTTGTAAGTCCGCTTGCtagataagcgagttccagaaaagcgtatacagTCAAAGTCATCATCCGCGGGTTGCAATGGTCAGAATAATTGCAGGTAAGGAGTGAACTCAATTGGCGTTTTCCAGAGCTTTCTTTGGTCCGGGTTTTCGTCATGTTGTGGGCTGCTTTCGCTCCCGTGACTCCTAGGAAGGATGCTGCTCGTTTGTTTCTTTTCCCAACATTTCAGACTTGCCGTAGACCTTGACTTCTGCCGGCAGTaggaggagaggatgaggatgTCATGATGTGGAAGATCGCGGACGAGGAGACGTGGAGGACATTTGCGTGGACCGGCAAGCAGTGAGCTTCGGAGCGCCTATAGAAAGTTGGATTGGGGTTGCGGCGGTGACATTTCTGTCCTCTGCTTCCAGTTTGCACACCCAATGCAGTATATGCGTCTGGTGATTGCTGAACTGGGAGGTACTTAGCTTCCTTCATATCAGATGCCTTACTTTGTATAAATTAAATTCTTATTTTATATTGACTTCTGAATTATGTTTGTCCTGTTTCTTTATATCGACTTCTGAATTATGCGTTCTGTTTCTTTCCTACACCATGCATGTTATCCGTCAGATCTGAAACAAGCATGATCCATGgttttcccttctttttttcaATGCAGAGGCAAATTTTCCTGAGCTGACAATTTATTCATATCAATTTAATCTGTAAAGTAAGTAAAAATACCAATTAAAGTATGTTTGCACCATAACATACTTGCATACCTGCTCCCAGATCATCCATGTTAATACGATTATATTCTCTGTAATGTTCACTTTGAATCCAACAAgttccataatttttttgtaaATATATATTCCTGATCAGACATGTTTCATGTTTCCCCTTGCACTTGCTTTGCTCACTGGGCATTTTATTTGCTCAAATTTTGGCAGTCTCTTTCATTAGTTGGGCAACTTTCATCAGTGGAGCGGTGATGCTCTGCACATGTTTCTACACATAACAACACTAAGATTCTGGCATTTTCACTGCACAAAAAACTGCTGAATATAATTCTTATTGCCACTTCTTTTCAGATAACTACTGAGCACAAATGTTCCCTAACTATGCATCAGTGTTCCctgttctgctgctgctgctactgctaccTCATGCAACCTGCTCGTGGTTGCAAGGGAACCAAACTGATCGCATTGCGCTACTTGATTTCAAGCTCTCTTGTAGCGATCCCCATGGATCTTTGTCCTCCTGGAATGTGAGCAGTAACTTCTGCTTGTGGAAAGGCATCTCATGCAGCCGGAAGCATCCGCAGCGTGTCACTCAGCTTGACCTCACTGATCAACGCTTGACGGGCTACTCCGTCCCTCGAAAACCTTACACATCTCTGAGCTCTGCGCCTGTCAAATAACAGCTTCAGTGGTGAGATCCCTGCTTCACTTGGTCATCTAAGCCGGCTGGAGGTGATTTCGTTGAGCAATAACTCACTCCAAGGATGGATTCCTGATGAGCTCTCCGATTGTTCTAACCTCCAGATCTTATCCTTGCGCTCCAATCATCTAAAAGGGAGGATTCCTCACACTATTGGCTCTCTGTTGAAGTTTGTGATTCTGAATCTTTCAGCGAATAAACTTACTGGGTCCATTCCACGTTCTATTGGTAACATGACAGCTCTGAATGTACTTTCTCTTTCAGAGAATTACGTtcaggccccgtttgggtccaaggaattggaatctatttaatggagtaggctaatttatgttggaatgtggcattccacaactttccaaagtttagatataagcctatcttaaattcatggggtgggagatggaaattgattctagagattatggttattagatggaattcaattcttatagcacgctcctagactcgcttctctatagtagaagtgcagcatacaagtatctctcccatatcaccaactataatatacaactatattccacatacaattatattagcttaattaatttgtgtctaaattatgattattaggatggaattcaattccaatgatccaaacgggacctcaGGGAAGCATCCCTGAAGAACTTGGAATGGTCATTGACGTGTCGTACTTGGGTCTTGGAGCCAACTTTCTGTCAGGAAGGGTGCCACCAACGTTGCTCAACCTTTCTTCTGTGATTTACCTTGGACTGGAGCTGAATCATTTTGACAAGGCAGTGTTACCTTCTGATTTTGGCAGCCATCTCCCCAAACTGCAGCACCTTGGGTTAGACTCTAACAATTTTGAGGGGCCTATCCCAGCTTCTCTAGCTAATGCTTCAAGCCTCGTCGATATTGGGCTCTCCAGCAACTTTTTCAGTGGTAGAGTGCCAAGCTCTCTTGGCAGTTTACATGATCTCACCTTCCTGAATCTTGAATCCAACAGCCTTGaagcatctgacatggagagcTGGGAGTTCATGGACTCATGGGCCAACTACAGCAAACTTCAAACAATTGCACTTTCTATGAATAACTTAGGAGGGGGTGTGCCAAGCTCTATTGCTAACCTCTCCTCTCAACTCCAAATATTGTACCTTGGCACAAACAAGTTATCTGGCCAGTTCCCCTCCGGCATTGCAAACCTCCAGAACTTAATTGCTTTATCACTTGAATATAATCAGTATGTGGGCGCGATTCCCGAGTGGGTTGGAAAGCTAGGGAATTTGCAGGTATTGTACCTTGAAGCAAACAGCTTCACCGGACCAATCCCGCTTTCCATCAGTTATCTTTCTTAGTTGTTACATCTCTATATTCAAGATAATAAGATAGAAGGGATCCTTCCTCCCAGCATTGGAAAGATGAAGAACCTCCAAAGATTGAACATCACTAACAACAGCCTCCAGGGGAATGTTCCAGCTGAGATTTTCAGTCTGCCCTCACTGATAAGTTGCAACTATCTTTTAACAAGCTTGATGGCATGTTGCCGCCTGAGGTTGGCAATGCTAAACAACTCATGGAGCTGGAATTGTCGTCAAACAAGCTATCTGGAGAAATACCAACTACTCTGGGTAACTGCCGGGGCTTAGAAATCATAGAACTGGCACATGACTCCCTTGTTGGAAATGTTCCAGTATCCTTACGGAACTTGGCGAGCTTGAAAAGATTGAATCTTTCTCACAATAATTTGTTAGGAACCATCCCCACATCTCTTGGTGGTTTGAAGTTGCTCAACCAAATAGATATTTCATACAATCATCTTGTAGGTGAGGTACCAAAAAAAGGTGTGTTCCTGAATGCATCTGAAACCGTGCTTGAAGGGAACTCGGAGCGTCTGGTGCCAAGTAAACCTTATGAATTCCCAAAAAAAGGTGTGTTCCTGAATGCATGTTCAAGTTTGGGATcttttgttattttattttcactGAAAAAATATGCGCCACCAGACGCAGGAGGTAACTTTTTGGTCTAGTCCCTTAGATTCACCGTGGCTTTGACTGACACCCATCTACAATGGCAACAGAAAGCGATCCAAATTTCCAATAGAACCTTTTGCAAGTTCTAAAAATGATGCCGTGGAGTTCGGAGATTCATGACTAATGATTTCACATCAGTGTTGAGCGTTATTTATTTCTTTGTGGAGGTAAGTTTAACTGACCATATGACAGAGATTATCGATGACCAACTGCTGGAAGAAGTCGACGACTTTGAAGTCATGAAGGAGAGCACGGTGACAGGCTGACAGCTAGGACTGGGTGCGCTCCACGATAAGGGTTGGGCTGTCCTGCTGCACATGCCAATCCCCGAATGAGAGGATGAGCATGAGAGAATCTCTCTCATGCTCATCCTCTCAGAGAGAAGTGGCCATGAAGCTGCAGGTAATCAGGAAGTCCTATGTAGACGAAGCTCTGGAAGTGGCCTGTTGAACTTCAGCAAACTACATGAATTTGTCAGAATGCCATACAGTTAACAAACACACTAGTACCAGTGACTATACTGCCACTAAATAACTAAAATCACAAACTGAGTCATAATTGCTGCACCAAATGTTTTTAGAATCTTCCCACCTCTGTAATTTTCAAGTCGCGTATAGCGTAAAGGAAGCGCGGACAGTCATAAAGTCGTGACCCTCTAGAAACCCGTCATGACGTCATCCAATCCTGAACAGAAGAAACAGAGGTGCATGTAGAAAGAAGAACTATACATTGTTGTTGGTGTTATGTTGTTACTTGATTTGGCCTCCCAACACGATCAGGACCTTACattaattagtaattaacccGAGCTTTTGCTTTTGGATCGAGCAAGATAAGCATCCAGCGTGTGCTTCTCATCGACGACGACTTCGCCGTGCTTCTCGAGCAGCTCCCTAACCCACTGCTGCGTGTCCCGCATGATCCGCCGGAGCTTATTCCTCGCGGCCACGCCCTCCAGCTCGGCGGCCCGGGatgcctccttctcctcctcggagAAGGGCAGCCGGTCGATCCTGTCTAGGTTGGGGACGACATCCGCAGCGACGTCCCACGACAGGATGAAGTCCACCTGGTGCGGCGGCACCCTCCACATTTTCTTCCCCTCGGCCGGCGGTGCCGCCGCCTGCGGCTCGTCGCCCTCGGCgtcaacctcctcctcctcttgctccGCCGCCATTTCGGGATCAAGCATCTCCGTTGTTCCCTTCTCCTCCGATGGCACCACGGTACCGTTCTTCACGAGGTCGCCGGCAGAACTGGCCATCTCTCCTCCCGTGTCGGCGCAGGCGATCGAGGTTGCGCCTCACGTTCGGGACTCGTCTCGTTGGGATCGGAAACGGGACGCCCACGTTCGGACTCGTCGCTGCAAGGAGCTCAAAACATTAAACGGCCGAATGCGAAGGTTGTGGCAAATTTGGCCCAGCCCAAGCGACAATAAACAGGGGTTCGGCCTGAACAATTTTTTTGTTCGTCtggtatatactccctccgtcgcAAAGAACGTCTTTTAGGTTTGTCAAAGTtaaaatattttaaattttaCTAAGTTTACAATTAAGAATATCAATAgttataacactaaataggtatgctatgaaaatatattttataacgAATTCATTGAAACTTGCTAGACATAAGAAgcatttatatatttttatataaatttggtcaaacataagatGGTTTGACTTAGAACATAACTAAAGGGATACTCTATTACGAAATCCAAAAGAAGAAAGGTAAGGTAGAAGTTGATGTGTTCGAATTGTGTACAAAGCTTTTGTATGAGCTTAGAGCCCGAATGGACTAAAGTTAATGTTCTAAACTTTAGTCGGCCCGACCTTGTCTTTCTTTGGAGCCAGGTTAACTTTTATCTCATTTATTAGTAAAAGTTAATTCTATCCTTAGGCTATTCTCAATGCTAATTTTATTTCACTTTTTCCAAGACTGCCGCATCATGTATAGCATGATGAAATCATGAATGAAATAACTTTTACAATGCATTCACTGTTGCTAAGGCTATTGATAGCATTTAATTCATGGATGACGTGGAAGTGTTTGATTGGACAAGAGATAGGATGAAATGAAATTATAGCTCTCAATGGATATGTAGAAGAGTTTCATTGTGTTGGTAACCATATAAACATAGTTTTATAGGGATGAAACTCGTTTCTTTCTCTTCGTAACTTCGATGCCATGTCACCATATTTGCTTATGTGGTATGTCATTTATGAAGAATGAAACTCCAACTGAGACTGGCTTTATAAATGTAGGAGAAAAAATGGTAAGATTTTAGTGGAAGGGTATTTTTATCATTACCATTCATGTCTAAAATTAGTCCCCATTAGCTAGTTTGGAGGGCtaatgaactaaagtttagttgaaGGGTTGTTTAATTTTTAACTCACCTTTAATCACACTATTTGGATCATTAGAGGTTAATTTTTAGCCGACTAAAATTTAACcgttggatccaaacaggacacGAATCTTGACGATGCAAGAACCACATGTTTGCTTACCTTAGAGCACCAACAAGTGGTGGACCCAGCAAGAGTGCGAGGTAGGGCAGCTGCCCAACATAACCCTAGGACCCACGACCCCTCACCCCCTTGTTTTTCTCTAGAGCCTTGTTTGGTACGGTTTCGGATTCATCTAGAAACGTTTCGGATTCAATTTCTACCTTGAAACGTTTTTTCGGTGAATCACTGCATTTGTCTCACTGATAgattctgattctgataaaGGATGATAATTGACATGAGAAGGAAGTGAATCAGAAACGGGTAAAACACTCTTTTGCCTGTTTCTCCCTTGTAGTGTAAAAAGGTGAAATGATTCTCTCATTTCTGATTCGAAATGCTTAAAAAACACCATTTGTTAGGGATtctcactactagagaactcggtattagtaccggttcgtaaggtgcatatctcccgaaaatgcacCCGGGATTgatccgtcgagataaaaggggggttcttttatcacgggtccctcaaccggTATATAAGAGCCtcaaatggttttgcaaaaaaattgcaaaaataaaaaacatcgAGGGTCCCTGGGAGGCCCCACACACGctgcaagtcacaagtcacgcaatttttcacgcgaaatatgcgcgtgcgcggtctGTGAGATttgaacccatgacctcaagcctcacgcGTAACTTTCTTGCCATCCCATCTACACACCATATCTATCtttataggggatgctatccttttgtattaactcatggaggaccctttaatccggattggtaacaccaaccgggataaaaaggttcgagggatttaatCCTTTCCTAGCCACAcatgggggaccctttttatcccggttggaaacaccaaccgggataaaaagggtccgagggttttattcttttttcagccacccgtgagggacccttttatccgggttggagtttccaaccgggactaaaggacccccttttatcccggttgctttagtcccggtgaccttttagtcccagttgatcttaccaaccgggattaaagggtcccCTACgtgtgcctgaatttttcaaccgggactaaaggatctcCATGGGTgactgatttttgaaccgggactaaaaggtcccctttagtcaCGATtacaaataccaaccgggagtaaattctAGCgcaccccttttctcccggctgaaattaaaccgagactaaaggaggtgggatctaaagtcagttctctagtagtgtctAGTGATTCTGGTGAGGAACTGAAACATTTCTTGGAGGCAAACGGCGCCTAGCGTCGGTGTTCTCCGTTCTGCAGCTTCGCTGTGAGGACGAAGACGATGCGTACGTCGATGCAAGAAGCCAAGCAGTACGCATGGGCCGGTCCAagtttgatgatgatttgaTGACTTGATGGCCCAATATgcctgccactgccactgcTAGACATCCATCCCAACTTCGTCTCCTTCAGTCAATGTCCTGTTCGAGTACCGCATGAGCTGCGAACTATAGCAAGCCACCGTTTCTTATGATTTTTACCAACTTTGATGATGTGAAGATTTTCACTCTGTTATCACTAATGAAGTTGTTGTCTGTTCTACAATGAGAGGTACCATTTTCATTTTATATCTACAATTCATTTATCGTTTGATTCTGAGATAAATATGGTATATGTAGATACTCCGTACATACCTAAATCATATTTTCTTGATTGCTGTTAAAATATTGTTCTCTTTTAGTGCCAGCTGTAAAATCAGAGGAGCGGATTTGTGATCAGAACACCGACGCCCAAACTCAGGCTGACGGTGGTTTCGTGTTAATTGGCGCAATACTCAAGGCACAGGGATTACATATTTATATCCCGAGTTACTTGGCCAGGACTCTTCTAGATATTGTAGTTACAACATATTCAAACTGGTTACAAGAGATATACATCAACCTATAGAGTCCTGACGCATATACTCAAGATATGATTACATTATCTTTATCTCTAACAACCTCCCTCAATCACAACTTAGATAAGTTGAGATTGACTTTAAAGTTTTCCAACAGCCGCACAGAAAGAGCTTTGGTGAAGCCATCTGCTACTTGATCCTTGGAAGACACAAAATCAATATCTAGCAATTTCTGCTTTCCTCGATCCCTCACAAAATGATAATCAACTTCAATATGTTTCGTTCCAGCATGAAACACCGGATTACTCAACAGGGATTTTGCTCCCATATTATCACACCACAACTTTGCAGCTTGAGGACTATTAACTCCAATTTCCTCTAACAAAGTTTGTACCCAAATAACCTCAGCTGTAGCATTAGCAATGGCCTTATACTCAGCTTCTGTGCTAGATCGAGACACAGTAGACTGCTTGCGCGCACTCCATGAGACCAGATTAGAGCTCAAAAATACTGCAAAACCTCCTGTAGACTTTCGATCATCTATACTGCCGGCCCAGTCTGCATCTCAAAAAGGCACTCACCAACATGGACGATGACTTGTGTATTTTCAGACCAAGTTTCGTACACTGCTTGATATATCTCAGAATTCTTTTGACAGCTTCCCAATGAACTGTAGTAGGCGCATAAAGGAATTGACATACCTTATTGATAGAGAAAGCAATGTCCGATCTTGTGAGAGTTAAATATTGCAAGGCTCCAACAATACTTCTATATCTTATAGCATCACTAGCACCTAACAACGTTCCTTCATACATAGATAATTTTTCACTAGT
This genomic window from Setaria viridis chromosome 8, Setaria_viridis_v4.0, whole genome shotgun sequence contains:
- the LOC117834405 gene encoding uncharacterized protein, which encodes MVIDVSYLGLGANFLSGRVPPTLLNLSSVIYLGLELNHFDKAVLPSDFGSHLPKLQHLGLDSNNFEGPIPASLANASSLVDIGLSSNFFSGRVPSSLGSLHDLTFLNLESNSLEASDMESWEFMDSWANYSKLQTIALSMNNLGGGVPSSIANLSSQLQILYLGTNKLSGQFPSGIANLQNLIALSLEYNQYVGAIPEWVGKLGNLQVLYLEANSFTGPIPLSISYLS